The following proteins are co-located in the Streptococcus downei MFe28 genome:
- a CDS encoding CPBP family intramembrane glutamic endopeptidase, with the protein MGPIFEEILFRGLLFKYVFSKRSWLGLVLVNLLFAFIHTPTDFLSWCYFFVPGVVFTLTYWLSKRIELPILVHILTNLTASLQLLH; encoded by the coding sequence ATGGGACCAATTTTTGAGGAGATTCTCTTTCGAGGGCTTCTCTTCAAATATGTTTTTTCCAAACGGTCTTGGCTAGGTTTGGTCCTTGTCAACCTACTTTTTGCCTTTATTCATACCCCAACTGACTTCTTGAGCTGGTGCTACTTTTTTGTGCCAGGTGTCGTATTTACCCTGACCTATTGGTTATCCAAGCGAATTGAACTTCCAATCTTGGTGCATATCTTAACCAATTTGACCGCCTCCCTTCAACTTTTACATTAA
- a CDS encoding class II fructose-bisphosphate aldolase, producing the protein MAIVSAEKFVQAARDNGYAVGGFNTNNLEWTQAILRAAESKKAPVLIQTSMGAAKYMGGYKVCKNLIENLVESMGITVPVAIHLDHGHYEDALECIEVGYTSVMFDGSHLPIDENLEKAKVVVEKAHAKGVSVEAEVGTIGGEEDGIIGDGELAPIDDAKAMVATGVDFLAAGIGNIHGPYPENWKGLHLDHLEKLVAAVPNFPIVLHGGSGIPDDQIQAAIKLGVAKVNVNTECQLAFCKATREFVHEFDANEAEYMKKKLFDPRKFLKPGFEAITEAVEERIDVFGSENKA; encoded by the coding sequence ATGGCAATCGTTTCAGCAGAAAAATTTGTCCAAGCAGCTCGTGACAATGGTTATGCAGTTGGTGGATTTAACACAAACAACCTTGAATGGACTCAAGCTATTTTGCGTGCCGCAGAATCTAAGAAAGCCCCAGTGCTTATCCAAACTTCTATGGGTGCTGCTAAATACATGGGTGGTTACAAGGTATGTAAGAACTTGATTGAAAACCTTGTAGAATCAATGGGTATCACTGTACCAGTTGCTATTCACTTGGACCACGGTCACTACGAAGACGCTTTGGAATGTATCGAAGTTGGCTACACTTCTGTTATGTTTGATGGTTCACATTTGCCAATTGATGAAAACCTTGAAAAAGCTAAGGTTGTTGTTGAAAAGGCTCATGCTAAAGGCGTATCTGTCGAAGCTGAAGTTGGTACTATCGGTGGTGAAGAAGACGGAATCATTGGTGATGGTGAATTGGCACCAATTGACGATGCTAAAGCAATGGTTGCTACCGGTGTAGACTTCTTGGCAGCAGGTATCGGTAACATTCACGGTCCTTATCCAGAAAACTGGAAGGGCCTTCATCTTGATCACCTTGAAAAATTAGTTGCGGCTGTGCCTAACTTCCCAATCGTCTTGCATGGTGGTTCAGGTATTCCTGACGATCAAATTCAAGCAGCTATCAAACTTGGTGTTGCTAAGGTAAACGTCAATACGGAATGTCAATTGGCCTTCTGTAAGGCAACTCGTGAATTCGTTCATGAATTTGATGCCAACGAAGCTGAATACATGAAGAAGAAGCTCTTCGACCCACGTAAATTCTTGAAACCTGGTTTTGAAGCTATCACAGAAGCTGTTGAAGAACGTATCGATGTATTCGGTTCAGAAAACAAAGCTTAA